The sequence TCGTCCATGCCGAGCCCGCCATATTTTTCGTCGACGCCAAAGCCCCATACGCCAAGCGCCCCGGCTTTTTCGTGGACCTCCCAGGGGATTGCGCCCGCTTCATCCCATTCATTGGCAAAGGGCTGCAATTCGGTCTCGGCAAAGCGGCGGCAGGTTTCACGGAATTGGCGGCGCTCGTCATTGTCAAAGGGGCGTAGCATCTGTGTCTCTCCAGCGATTTAATCGTCTGGTTAAACTTCTATCGCCTCCAGCGCGGAACGCAAGCGAGATGGTAGAGAAACCGGTCGCCTTGTAGCGCGGTCGACATAGACATGGGTGAAGCTGCCGGCAGCGGACGCCACGTCCTCGTCCCCGCGAAACAGGCCGACACCATAAGTCACGCTGCTGTTGCCCAGCCGGTCGACGCGGATTCTAGCCATGACATCGTCGGGAAAGGCGATCGGCGCAAAATAGTCGCAACTGGTGTTGACCACCAGACCAATGGTCTCGCCGCCGGTGATGTCGAGCGCGCCCTGCTCCACCAGATAGCGGTTTACCGCTGTGTCG comes from Sphingorhabdus sp. YGSMI21 and encodes:
- a CDS encoding thioesterase family protein → MMPPGKIPRAEPPVRSDYRTGSLITTRWNDNDPYGHVNNAIYYFWFDTAVNRYLVEQGALDITGGETIGLVVNTSCDYFAPIAFPDDVMARIRVDRLGNSSVTYGVGLFRGDEDVASAAGSFTHVYVDRATRRPVSLPSRLRSALEAIEV